The following are encoded in a window of Nitrospirota bacterium genomic DNA:
- the cydP gene encoding cytochrome oxidase putative small subunit CydP, with product MTMKPLFSSPLARHILAALLIKAIALVGLWSAFVLPQKKKIDGDGMAQRLVTSPISQSSKEDSNDDRSHRR from the coding sequence ATGACGATGAAGCCGCTTTTTTCCTCTCCCTTGGCCCGCCACATCCTTGCCGCCCTGCTGATCAAGGCAATCGCACTCGTCGGCCTGTGGAGCGCCTTCGTTCTCCCGCAGAAAAAGAAGATCGACGGTGATGGCATGGCGCAACGCCTCGTCACCTCCCCCATTTCCCAATCAAGCAAGGAGGATAGCAACGATGATCGATCCCACCGCCGTTGA
- a CDS encoding response regulator, translated as MFDKTETSPEKNPLTQRAHRGHDAARGILIVDDNQDFCSVMARALRRRGLCVHVAHDEASALSTVQEEPAIDRVVLDLNLGRPISGLHLLTRLRAAHPHLRIVLLTAYASLATATEAIRCGAVHYLAKPASVDEVLAAFSREVADATVQVAKDVLSCPQLEWERLCWALVRHDGNISATARFLGLERRSLQRKLKKHARR; from the coding sequence ATGTTTGACAAAACCGAAACCAGCCCGGAAAAAAATCCGCTCACGCAAAGAGCGCACAGAGGGCACGATGCCGCTCGTGGGATTCTCATCGTCGATGACAACCAGGACTTTTGCAGCGTCATGGCGCGGGCCTTGCGTCGTCGTGGCCTTTGCGTACACGTCGCGCATGACGAAGCCAGCGCCCTGTCAACGGTGCAGGAGGAACCTGCGATCGATCGTGTCGTGCTCGATCTGAATCTCGGTCGGCCGATCTCTGGCCTGCATCTTCTGACGCGATTGCGCGCGGCCCATCCGCACTTGCGCATCGTATTGCTCACGGCCTATGCCAGCCTCGCGACGGCGACCGAGGCGATCCGCTGCGGTGCGGTGCATTATCTGGCCAAGCCGGCCTCGGTCGATGAAGTGCTCGCCGCATTTTCCAGAGAGGTTGCGGACGCAACGGTTCAGGTGGCGAAGGATGTGTTGAGCTGCCCCCAGCTCGAATGGGAAAGACTTTGCTGGGCGCTCGTTCGTCACGACGGCAATATCTCCGCCACCGCCCGTTTCCTAGGGCTCGAGCGGCGCAGCCTGCAGCGCAAACTCAAAAAGCACGCCCGCCGCTGA